A single window of Halanaerobiales bacterium DNA harbors:
- a CDS encoding efflux RND transporter permease subunit has protein sequence MKLSNLAIKRPVTTTMVVLLVVLLGFISFNRTNLDLFPDITYPGAAVITSYSGTGPEEVETMVTKPLESSLATVTNIQTLSSTSSKGQSTVVAEFSWGTDMDTASMDMRESIDMIRDALPDEVNDPFVIQFDPSMMPIMQMGVTANMDLAELKELIENKVSPNLERLEGVAAVNLVGGKEREILVEVSENKLNNYNVSFESIRNSLMVNNLNMSGGSVRRGDIEYLVRVTGKFESLNEIKEIKIATASGGIVSLDELATVTDTYKEMTSKSKLNGSPSIGLTVQKATDANTVAVSNRVKEEINKLQNDYDSNGLQLLPIMDQADYIEQSVGNVGRNAIYGAILAVLVLWFFLRNIRSTIIIATAIPVSVITTFMLLYFGNLTLNLMTLGGLALGVGMLVDNSIVVLENIYRYRKEGLSKLEAAHKGSNEVGMAIVASTITTAIVFLPVVFVGGMASQIFQELAITVAFALLASLIVSLTLIPVMASKILKTNEKEEKTNQWFEKLKGGYTSSLSWAIDHHWLVLIVVVVFFAGSLFLFPTIGQEFIPGMDQGQFTITANMPVGTPLETTEETATKIENTVLDIPEVDTMLTNIGSTGQMMGGSQTGSEIASISVNLADLGNRERSTQEVMEEVRNKINIPGVELNIEAQDMMGGGGIAGGKPVVIRILGNNLNTLENISQSIKNEITNIDGIRGVEDSISEGRPEMQVKVNRNLAANYGLSIAQIGSTIETSISGNTATRYEVGGEEYDVTVTLPDNKINSPEDVKNMTISSPQGSKVKLSSIANFAIETGPRSITRENQQRYVTVSADLFERDLGDTMDEIRNKLDENLTLPAGYDLEYGGEYQEMQNAFSDLGFAFILAIVLVYMVMASQFESLVDPFIIMFTVPMAIIGVLFGLFITGYTLSVVSIIGLVMLAGIVVNNAIVLVDYINTVRMRGKEMKEAIIEAAPVRLRPVMMTALTTILALLPIALGFGEGAEIQAPMAVVVISGLIVATFLTLYVVPVLYAIFEKYAKKIK, from the coding sequence ATGAAGTTATCAAATTTAGCAATAAAACGTCCAGTAACAACTACTATGGTTGTTTTACTGGTTGTTTTACTGGGATTTATATCTTTTAACAGAACAAATTTAGATTTATTTCCGGATATAACCTATCCAGGTGCTGCAGTTATAACTTCCTATAGTGGAACTGGACCTGAAGAAGTGGAAACAATGGTTACAAAACCACTTGAAAGTTCTCTGGCAACTGTAACTAATATTCAAACTTTATCTTCGACATCAAGTAAAGGCCAATCAACGGTAGTAGCTGAATTTTCCTGGGGAACAGATATGGATACAGCCTCTATGGATATGCGTGAAAGTATTGATATGATTAGAGATGCTCTTCCTGATGAAGTAAATGACCCTTTTGTAATACAGTTTGATCCTTCGATGATGCCCATAATGCAAATGGGTGTAACAGCAAATATGGATTTAGCTGAATTAAAAGAGTTGATTGAAAATAAGGTTTCTCCAAACTTAGAAAGATTAGAAGGAGTTGCTGCAGTTAATTTAGTAGGTGGAAAAGAAAGAGAAATTCTAGTAGAAGTAAGTGAAAATAAATTAAATAATTATAATGTTTCATTTGAATCTATCCGCAACTCTTTAATGGTAAATAATCTGAACATGTCTGGGGGTAGTGTCCGCAGAGGAGATATAGAATATTTAGTTCGGGTAACAGGAAAATTTGAATCTTTAAATGAAATTAAAGAAATTAAAATTGCTACAGCAAGTGGTGGTATTGTATCTTTAGATGAACTGGCTACAGTTACTGATACTTATAAAGAAATGACTTCAAAATCTAAACTTAATGGAAGTCCAAGTATAGGTTTGACAGTGCAAAAAGCTACTGATGCTAATACTGTTGCTGTATCTAATCGAGTAAAAGAAGAAATTAATAAATTGCAAAATGATTATGATTCTAATGGTTTGCAATTATTGCCTATTATGGATCAGGCTGATTATATAGAACAATCAGTTGGTAATGTCGGGAGAAATGCAATATATGGAGCTATTTTAGCTGTTTTAGTACTCTGGTTTTTCTTAAGAAATATAAGGAGTACAATAATTATTGCTACAGCTATACCAGTTTCTGTTATTACTACCTTTATGCTCCTATATTTTGGAAATTTAACTTTAAATTTAATGACTTTAGGTGGTTTAGCTCTTGGGGTTGGTATGCTTGTAGATAACTCGATTGTTGTTTTAGAAAACATATACAGATATCGCAAAGAAGGTTTAAGTAAGTTAGAGGCAGCCCATAAAGGAAGTAATGAAGTTGGTATGGCTATTGTAGCTTCTACTATTACCACTGCTATTGTATTTTTACCAGTAGTTTTTGTAGGAGGAATGGCTTCCCAAATATTTCAGGAATTAGCAATAACAGTTGCTTTTGCTCTGCTTGCTTCTTTAATTGTTTCTTTGACATTGATACCGGTTATGGCTTCTAAAATTCTTAAAACAAATGAAAAAGAAGAAAAAACTAATCAATGGTTTGAAAAATTAAAAGGAGGATATACCAGCAGTCTTAGCTGGGCTATAGACCATCACTGGTTGGTTTTAATAGTTGTAGTCGTATTTTTTGCAGGTAGTTTATTTTTATTCCCAACTATTGGCCAGGAATTTATTCCAGGAATGGACCAGGGCCAGTTTACAATAACTGCTAATATGCCTGTTGGAACTCCTCTGGAGACAACTGAAGAAACAGCAACTAAAATTGAGAATACTGTTCTTGATATTCCGGAAGTTGATACTATGCTTACCAATATAGGTTCTACCGGTCAGATGATGGGTGGTAGTCAAACTGGATCTGAAATTGCAAGTATTTCTGTTAATTTAGCTGATTTAGGTAATAGAGAACGGTCAACCCAGGAAGTTATGGAAGAAGTGAGAAATAAAATAAATATTCCAGGAGTTGAATTAAATATTGAAGCCCAGGATATGATGGGTGGAGGTGGAATAGCTGGAGGTAAACCAGTTGTAATTAGAATTCTTGGAAATAATCTCAATACTCTTGAAAACATTTCACAATCAATTAAAAATGAAATAACAAATATCGATGGAATAAGAGGAGTTGAAGATAGTATTTCTGAGGGTAGACCTGAGATGCAGGTTAAAGTTAATCGTAATTTAGCTGCCAACTATGGTTTGAGTATAGCTCAAATTGGTTCAACTATTGAAACATCTATTAGTGGAAATACTGCTACTCGCTATGAAGTTGGAGGAGAAGAATATGATGTAACAGTAACTTTACCTGATAATAAAATAAATTCTCCTGAAGATGTAAAAAATATGACTATCTCATCTCCCCAGGGCTCAAAAGTAAAATTATCCAGTATAGCAAATTTTGCAATTGAAACAGGACCAAGATCAATTACAAGAGAAAATCAGCAGCGTTATGTTACAGTAAGTGCTGATCTATTTGAAAGAGATCTGGGAGATACTATGGATGAAATTAGAAATAAATTGGATGAAAATCTAACTTTACCTGCTGGTTATGATCTTGAATATGGTGGAGAATATCAGGAAATGCAAAATGCCTTTAGTGATTTAGGTTTTGCCTTTATCCTGGCGATAGTCTTAGTTTATATGGTAATGGCTTCTCAATTTGAGTCATTAGTTGATCCATTTATTATAATGTTTACTGTACCGATGGCAATTATTGGAGTATTATTTGGACTGTTTATAACTGGATATACTCTTTCAGTAGTTTCCATTATAGGTCTGGTAATGCTGGCCGGAATAGTTGTAAATAATGCTATTGTTTTAGTTGACTATATAAATACTGTACGTATGAGAGGAAAAGAAATGAAGGAGGCAATAATTGAAGCGGCTCCTGTAAGATTAAGACCGGTAATGATGACTGCTTTAACTACAATCCTTGCTTTATTACCAATTGCTTTAGGATTTGGTGAAGGAGCAGAAATTCAGGCTCCAATGGCAGTTGTTGTTATTAGTGGATTAATTGTAGCTACCTTTTTAACACTTTATGTAGTTCCTGTTT